One Methylobacterium oryzae DNA window includes the following coding sequences:
- a CDS encoding glycosyltransferase family protein, translated as MRLDEASPAPRVLIYSHDTFGLGHLRRSRAIANAIVACNRGARAMIVSGSPVVDRFAFAAGVRTVRLPPVTKFADGGYASLDGATPLARTVAQRSAIIAQACDAFRPDLIIVDKEPAGFHGELLPVLEKAAARDIRLVLGLRDVLDDADRLVPEWERKGAAETMARFYDEIWVYGLSRIHEPLAALPMEPEMAARIDGRLIYTGYLRRDLPERRAGREEPPIANGPFILVTPGGGGDGAALIDWVIAAYEADPAIPLPALIAFGPFLDAGIRDGFMARIRRLGDRIAAITFDSEIEFLMRKAAGVVAMGGYNTFCEILSFDRRAILVPRTEPRREQAIRALAAERLGLARVLMEAEGRAPGRMAAALRDLPGQDPPSRVLVPGLLDGLDAVARRVRALTARGGANVPARPYLQAYS; from the coding sequence ATGCGACTGGACGAGGCGTCTCCGGCCCCGCGCGTCCTGATCTACAGCCACGATACCTTCGGGCTCGGCCATCTGCGCCGCTCGCGGGCGATCGCCAACGCGATCGTGGCGTGCAACCGCGGCGCCCGGGCGATGATCGTCTCGGGCTCCCCGGTGGTCGACCGCTTCGCCTTCGCCGCGGGCGTCCGGACGGTCAGGCTGCCGCCGGTGACCAAGTTCGCCGACGGCGGCTATGCCAGCCTCGACGGCGCGACCCCGCTGGCGCGCACCGTCGCGCAGCGTTCCGCGATCATCGCCCAGGCCTGCGACGCCTTCCGACCCGACCTGATCATCGTCGACAAGGAACCGGCCGGCTTCCACGGCGAGTTGCTGCCGGTGCTGGAGAAGGCCGCGGCCCGCGACATCCGCCTCGTCCTGGGCCTGCGCGACGTCCTCGACGACGCCGACCGCCTCGTCCCCGAATGGGAGCGCAAGGGCGCGGCCGAGACGATGGCGCGCTTCTACGACGAGATCTGGGTGTACGGGCTGAGCCGGATCCACGAGCCCCTGGCGGCGCTGCCGATGGAGCCCGAGATGGCCGCCCGCATCGACGGGCGCCTGATCTACACCGGCTATCTCCGCCGCGACCTCCCGGAGCGCCGCGCCGGCCGCGAGGAGCCCCCGATCGCGAACGGCCCCTTCATCCTGGTGACGCCGGGCGGCGGCGGCGACGGGGCGGCCCTGATCGACTGGGTGATCGCCGCCTACGAGGCCGATCCCGCGATCCCCCTGCCCGCGCTCATCGCCTTCGGTCCCTTCCTCGACGCCGGCATCCGCGACGGGTTCATGGCGCGCATCCGCCGCCTCGGCGACCGGATCGCGGCCATCACCTTCGACAGCGAGATCGAGTTCCTGATGCGCAAGGCCGCCGGCGTCGTCGCCATGGGGGGCTACAACACGTTCTGCGAGATCCTGTCCTTCGACCGCCGGGCGATCCTCGTGCCCCGGACCGAGCCGCGGCGGGAACAGGCGATCCGGGCGCTGGCGGCCGAGCGGCTCGGCCTCGCGCGGGTGCTGATGGAGGCGGAAGGCCGGGCGCCCGGGCGCATGGCGGCGGCGCTCCGCGACCTGCCGGGACAGGACCCGCCGTCGCGGGTTCTGGTGCCGGGTCTCCTGGACGGCCTCGACGCGGTCGCGCGCCGCGTCCGGGCGCTGACCGCCCGCGGCGGCGCGAACGTCCCGGCCCGGCCGTACCTGCAGGCCTATTCGTGA
- a CDS encoding ABC transporter permease: MIVQILRRVVTMAVTLLVISALVFVIIKLPPGDYLTNRIMELRATGDASSVAKAELLIKQYGLDRPVWQQYLMWIGVLPGSVGFSGLLQGDWGWSFEYDKPVADVVGDALWLTLLINLTAVVFVHLVAIPAAIYSATHRNTLGDAVVTLLGYVGLAVPGFLLALILLFYANRWFGLSIGGLYDSALTNQPWTWEKVRSLMAHLIVPTLVIGLGGTAAMIRRMRANLLDELAKPYTVTARAKGLPPLQALLKYPFRMSLNPFVADIGNLLPHLVSGSVLVSLVLSLPTVGPLLLEALRSQDQFMAGFILMFVAALTLVGMLISDLILVWLDPRIRMGLR; encoded by the coding sequence GTGATCGTCCAGATCCTCCGCCGCGTCGTCACGATGGCGGTGACGCTGCTGGTCATCTCGGCGCTCGTCTTCGTGATCATCAAGCTGCCGCCGGGCGACTACCTGACCAACCGGATCATGGAGCTGCGGGCCACCGGCGACGCGAGCTCCGTGGCGAAGGCCGAGCTGCTCATCAAGCAGTACGGGCTCGATCGGCCGGTCTGGCAGCAGTACCTGATGTGGATCGGCGTGCTGCCCGGATCGGTCGGGTTCTCCGGGCTGCTCCAGGGCGACTGGGGCTGGTCGTTCGAGTACGACAAGCCGGTGGCGGACGTCGTCGGCGACGCCCTGTGGCTGACCCTGCTGATCAACCTGACGGCGGTGGTGTTCGTCCACCTCGTGGCGATCCCGGCGGCGATCTACTCCGCGACGCACCGGAACACGCTCGGCGACGCCGTCGTCACCCTGCTGGGCTATGTCGGCCTCGCGGTGCCGGGCTTCCTGCTCGCCCTGATCCTGCTGTTCTACGCCAACCGGTGGTTCGGGCTGTCGATCGGCGGCCTCTACGATTCGGCCCTCACCAACCAGCCCTGGACCTGGGAGAAGGTCCGCTCGCTCATGGCGCACCTAATCGTGCCGACGCTGGTGATCGGCCTCGGCGGCACCGCGGCCATGATCCGGCGCATGCGCGCCAACCTGCTCGACGAGCTGGCCAAGCCCTACACGGTGACCGCCCGCGCCAAGGGCCTGCCGCCCCTGCAGGCGCTGCTGAAATACCCGTTCCGGATGTCGCTCAACCCGTTCGTCGCGGATATCGGCAACCTGCTCCCGCACCTCGTCTCGGGGTCGGTGCTGGTCTCCCTGGTGCTCAGCCTGCCGACCGTCGGGCCGCTGCTTCTCGAGGCCCTGCGCAGCCAGGACCAGTTCATGGCCGGGTTCATCCTGATGTTCGTCGCGGCCCTCACCCTCGTCGGCATGCTGATCTCGGACCTGATCCTGGTCTGGCTCGATCCGCGCATCCGCATGGGCCTGCGATGA
- a CDS encoding glycosyltransferase encodes MRVLIAVTHLLGAGHLTRAAAIARAFAAAGHETMLVSGGVPAPMVRQDGLRRVQLPPLRIAGTDFSTLLDPDGGPAGPALLERRRALMVDTLAAFEPDAVITELFPFGRRALAAEFLALVDAARARRPRPLVLASVRDVLVASTKPERIAQAHARVADLYDAVLVHGDPALIPLEASWPLDAATAAKVRYTGYVDEGTVPAPASRRSGVVVAAGSGPAGLVLLRAAAGAARLRPDLGWRILAGHGVPEAELSEIGHGLAPGILGRAQPDYRALLAGAALSVSQCGYNTAVDLLATGTPAVLVPFEAGGETEQRLRAERLATRGLARVLPESELTPGTLVEAIASRGVLPAPGDPGIDRDGAARTVALVESLRGGERSRPVRAKPAEPALDALRRALDAVAARGLRVPLFWRDDDAVAGGPDLDRLIGLAEHHGVPLLLAAIPAGIDASLPRRLEAAAGVSVAVHGLAHHNHAPPGEKRAEFGAHRPLETLVADAAAGLRIARQRLPEGSLLPVFVPPWNRVAPELAAALPDLGYRGLSAVPGPSIPGLRRLDATLDPIDWRGSRSLRDPEALLRGLAADIAGAPERPLGLLTHHRVHDEAVWDFAGALVANLLRHPAIQVVDVRAHFGASAMDKGPAASKSQVSQIARTG; translated from the coding sequence GTGCGCGTCCTGATCGCGGTCACGCATCTGCTCGGCGCGGGGCACCTCACCCGCGCGGCCGCCATCGCCCGCGCCTTCGCGGCGGCCGGCCACGAGACGATGCTGGTCTCGGGCGGCGTCCCGGCACCGATGGTCCGACAGGACGGGTTGCGCCGCGTGCAGCTGCCGCCGCTCCGGATCGCCGGCACGGACTTCTCGACGCTGCTGGACCCCGACGGAGGCCCGGCCGGGCCGGCGCTCCTCGAACGCCGCCGAGCCCTGATGGTCGATACCCTGGCGGCCTTCGAGCCTGACGCGGTGATCACCGAGCTGTTCCCGTTCGGCCGGCGCGCCCTGGCGGCCGAGTTCCTCGCCCTGGTGGACGCGGCCCGCGCCCGGCGCCCGCGCCCGCTCGTCCTCGCCTCCGTGCGCGACGTCCTCGTGGCCTCGACCAAGCCGGAGCGGATCGCCCAGGCGCACGCGCGTGTGGCGGACCTCTACGACGCCGTGCTGGTGCACGGCGACCCGGCCCTGATCCCTCTCGAGGCCTCGTGGCCCCTCGACGCGGCCACCGCCGCGAAGGTGCGTTACACCGGCTACGTGGACGAGGGGACCGTGCCCGCGCCGGCCTCGCGCCGCTCCGGCGTGGTGGTCGCCGCCGGATCCGGACCGGCCGGGCTGGTCCTGCTGCGCGCGGCCGCAGGCGCGGCCCGGCTTCGGCCGGATCTCGGCTGGCGGATCCTGGCCGGCCACGGCGTCCCCGAGGCCGAGCTGTCCGAGATCGGTCACGGTCTCGCGCCCGGCATCCTCGGTCGCGCCCAGCCGGACTATCGCGCGCTCCTGGCCGGCGCCGCCCTGTCGGTCAGCCAGTGCGGCTACAACACGGCCGTCGATCTCCTCGCCACCGGCACACCCGCTGTCCTCGTGCCCTTCGAGGCCGGCGGCGAGACCGAGCAGCGCCTGCGCGCCGAGCGCCTCGCCACCCGGGGACTCGCCCGGGTGCTGCCGGAATCGGAGCTGACGCCCGGGACCCTGGTGGAGGCCATCGCGTCGCGGGGCGTCCTCCCCGCGCCCGGCGATCCCGGGATCGATCGGGACGGCGCAGCGCGCACGGTCGCGCTGGTCGAATCCCTCCGCGGGGGCGAGCGATCGCGCCCCGTCCGGGCTAAGCCGGCCGAGCCGGCCCTCGACGCTCTCCGCCGTGCTCTCGACGCCGTCGCGGCGCGGGGCCTGCGCGTGCCGCTGTTCTGGCGCGACGACGACGCGGTCGCGGGCGGTCCGGACCTCGACCGCCTCATCGGTCTCGCCGAGCACCACGGCGTCCCGCTGCTCCTCGCCGCGATCCCGGCCGGCATCGACGCCTCGCTGCCGCGGCGGCTCGAAGCGGCTGCCGGTGTATCCGTCGCCGTCCACGGCCTCGCCCACCACAACCACGCCCCGCCGGGCGAGAAGCGGGCCGAGTTCGGCGCGCACCGCCCGCTCGAAACCCTGGTCGCCGACGCCGCTGCCGGTCTCCGGATCGCCCGGCAGCGTCTGCCGGAAGGCTCGCTGCTGCCTGTCTTCGTACCGCCGTGGAACCGCGTCGCGCCGGAGCTCGCCGCCGCCCTGCCGGATCTCGGCTATCGCGGCCTCTCGGCCGTGCCCGGCCCGTCGATCCCGGGTTTGCGCCGGCTCGATGCCACCCTCGATCCGATCGACTGGCGGGGCAGCCGGTCCCTGCGCGATCCGGAAGCCCTGCTGCGCGGCCTCGCCGCCGACATCGCGGGCGCGCCGGAGCGGCCGCTCGGCCTGCTGACGCACCACCGCGTCCACGACGAGGCCGTCTGGGACTTCGCCGGCGCCCTCGTGGCCAACCTCCTGCGGCACCCGGCGATACAGGTCGTGGATGTTCGGGCGCACTTCGGCGCGTCCGCGATGGACAAGGGGCCGGCGGCATCTAAGTCTCAGGTCTCACAGATCGCGAGGACGGGTTGA
- a CDS encoding ABC transporter permease, with product MTDALPASGHFVDPAPFEPEARTESPVATASAWRLILRKFLRHRLAVASALILLALYATVPFVEQLAPYGQARRNGDFLYAPPQGVHLFHEGRFVGPFVYPYRAHLDLDTFRRDYKVDAAAPQPLRFLCRGDGYDWLGLVRTDLHLVCPPENGTLFLLGTDKLGRDLFSRMIYGARISLTIGLVGVAISFALGLFFGGIAGYFGGFVDAGVQRLIEVVRSLPELPLWLALSAALPPNWSPLLIFFGITVILGLLDWPGLARAVRGKLLALREEDFVQAAELMGASPTRVIGRHLIPNFMSHLIASATLSIPTMILGETALSFLGLGLRPPVTSWGVLLNEAQNLAAVQLYPWLLLPVLPVLVTVLAFNFMGDGLRDAADPYH from the coding sequence ATGACCGACGCGCTGCCCGCATCCGGACACTTCGTCGATCCGGCGCCCTTCGAGCCGGAGGCCCGGACCGAGAGCCCGGTCGCCACGGCCTCCGCGTGGCGGCTCATCCTCCGCAAGTTCCTGCGCCACCGCCTCGCCGTGGCCTCGGCCCTGATCCTGCTCGCGCTCTACGCGACCGTGCCGTTCGTCGAGCAGCTCGCGCCCTATGGACAGGCCCGCCGCAACGGCGACTTCCTCTACGCGCCGCCACAGGGCGTGCACCTGTTCCACGAGGGCCGCTTCGTCGGGCCGTTCGTCTACCCCTACCGGGCCCATCTCGACCTCGACACGTTCCGCCGGGACTACAAGGTGGACGCCGCCGCCCCGCAGCCGCTGCGCTTCCTCTGCCGGGGCGACGGCTACGACTGGCTGGGGCTCGTCCGCACCGACCTGCACCTCGTCTGCCCGCCGGAGAACGGCACGCTGTTCCTCCTCGGCACCGACAAGCTCGGGCGTGACCTGTTCTCGCGCATGATCTACGGGGCCCGAATCTCCCTCACCATCGGCCTCGTGGGCGTCGCCATCTCGTTCGCGCTCGGGCTCTTCTTCGGCGGCATCGCGGGCTATTTCGGCGGCTTCGTCGATGCCGGGGTGCAGCGGCTGATCGAGGTGGTGCGCTCCCTGCCGGAGCTGCCGCTCTGGCTCGCCCTGTCGGCGGCGCTGCCGCCGAACTGGAGCCCGCTGCTGATCTTCTTCGGCATCACGGTGATCCTCGGCCTGCTCGACTGGCCGGGGCTCGCGCGGGCGGTGCGCGGCAAGCTCCTGGCGCTGCGGGAGGAGGATTTCGTCCAGGCCGCCGAGCTGATGGGCGCCTCGCCGACCCGGGTGATCGGCCGCCACCTGATCCCGAACTTCATGAGCCACCTGATCGCGTCGGCGACGCTGTCGATCCCGACCATGATCCTCGGCGAGACCGCCCTGTCGTTCCTGGGCCTCGGACTCAGACCGCCGGTGACCAGCTGGGGCGTGCTGCTCAACGAGGCGCAGAATCTCGCGGCGGTGCAGCTCTACCCCTGGCTGCTCCTGCCGGTCCTGCCCGTGCTGGTGACGGTGCTCGCCTTCAACTTCATGGGCGACGGCCTGCGCGACGCTGCCGATCCGTACCACTGA
- a CDS encoding ABC transporter substrate-binding protein, whose product MKAWDIQDGTPSALPLRGGNDSTVSRRALLAGLGASLIWSRAPSRAFADTPPADAPGPPTTPYVADLAAHGRRLGSAGGTIRTLIAKARDVRYLSVYGYTRLVGYDSDLNLRPDVLERVDVEGGRFTFTLRQGHRWSDGHPFTAEDFRYYWEDVANEKALSPDGPAAFFRVDGKLPEVEFLDPVTVRYSWDRPNPMFLPALAAPRDPLIYRPSHYLKPYHARYVGKEAADAKAKALKLRSWAALHNRLDDNYELNNPDCPTLQGWVPRTRSPATRFRFERNRSYHRVDTAGTQLPYVDSIVMDVASQGLLVAKTNAGEADLMFRGLMMPDIPSLKEGEAAHRYRTNLWPVARGSEIALYPNLTTTDPAWRQLNRDVRYRHALSLAIDRRTLNNTLLFGLGTEGNDTIVPESALFEPEMRTLNAAYDPARAAKLLDEIGLTARDGSGTRLLPGGRALELVVESDGEAEMVLDALLLITEFWREVGIRLITKPQERTNLHRRSIAGVTVMVAAQGLDLAVPTAIMPPTELSPAQPEHYSWPLWSMNVESRGKSGEPCDVPEVQRLIELDREWRHTDDAGRQAAIWREMLMNHAHNTWVIGTVAGALQPVVGADRLINLPKRALYSWEPTAMIGVQRLDELFWDTGTETGADKRAEAR is encoded by the coding sequence ATGAAGGCCTGGGACATTCAGGACGGCACCCCGTCCGCTCTCCCGCTGCGGGGCGGGAACGACAGCACCGTGTCCCGCCGCGCCCTGCTCGCCGGGCTCGGCGCCAGCCTGATCTGGTCGCGCGCGCCGTCGCGGGCCTTCGCCGACACCCCGCCGGCCGACGCGCCTGGCCCGCCGACCACCCCCTACGTGGCCGACCTCGCCGCCCACGGACGCCGCCTCGGCAGCGCGGGCGGCACGATCCGCACCCTGATCGCCAAGGCGCGGGACGTCCGCTACCTGTCGGTCTACGGCTACACCCGCCTCGTCGGCTACGATTCCGACCTCAACCTGCGGCCCGACGTGCTGGAGCGCGTCGACGTCGAGGGCGGCCGCTTCACGTTCACGCTCCGCCAGGGCCACCGCTGGTCGGACGGGCACCCGTTCACCGCGGAGGATTTCCGCTACTACTGGGAGGATGTCGCCAACGAGAAGGCCCTGAGCCCCGACGGGCCCGCGGCCTTCTTCCGGGTCGACGGCAAGCTCCCGGAGGTGGAATTCCTCGATCCGGTCACCGTCCGCTACAGCTGGGACCGGCCGAACCCGATGTTCCTGCCGGCCCTGGCGGCGCCGCGCGACCCGCTGATCTACCGGCCGTCGCACTATCTCAAGCCGTACCACGCCCGCTACGTCGGCAAGGAGGCGGCCGACGCGAAGGCCAAGGCGCTGAAGCTCCGCAGCTGGGCGGCCCTGCACAATCGCCTCGACGACAATTACGAGCTCAACAACCCGGACTGCCCGACCCTGCAGGGCTGGGTCCCGCGGACCCGCTCGCCGGCCACCCGGTTCCGGTTCGAGCGCAACCGCAGCTACCACCGGGTCGACACGGCCGGCACGCAGCTCCCCTACGTCGATTCCATCGTGATGGACGTGGCCTCGCAGGGCCTCCTGGTCGCCAAGACCAATGCCGGCGAGGCCGACCTGATGTTCCGCGGCCTGATGATGCCCGACATCCCGAGCCTCAAGGAGGGTGAGGCGGCGCATCGCTACCGCACCAACCTGTGGCCCGTGGCCCGCGGCTCGGAGATCGCGCTCTACCCGAACCTGACCACGACGGATCCGGCGTGGCGGCAGCTCAACCGCGACGTGCGTTACCGGCACGCCTTGTCGCTCGCCATCGATCGGCGCACCCTCAACAACACGCTCCTGTTCGGCCTGGGCACCGAGGGCAACGACACGATCGTGCCGGAGAGCGCGCTGTTCGAGCCCGAGATGCGGACCCTCAACGCCGCCTACGACCCGGCCCGGGCCGCCAAGCTTCTGGACGAGATCGGGCTGACGGCCCGCGACGGTTCTGGCACGCGGCTGCTCCCCGGCGGTCGCGCCCTGGAACTGGTGGTGGAGAGCGACGGCGAGGCCGAGATGGTCCTCGACGCGCTGCTGCTCATCACGGAGTTCTGGCGCGAGGTCGGGATCCGCCTGATCACCAAGCCGCAGGAGCGCACGAACCTGCACCGGCGCTCGATCGCGGGCGTGACCGTCATGGTCGCCGCCCAGGGCCTCGACCTCGCCGTCCCGACCGCGATCATGCCCCCGACCGAGCTGAGTCCGGCCCAGCCGGAGCATTATTCCTGGCCGCTGTGGAGCATGAACGTCGAGAGCCGCGGCAAGAGCGGCGAGCCCTGCGACGTACCGGAGGTCCAGCGCCTCATCGAGCTCGACCGGGAGTGGCGCCACACCGACGATGCCGGCCGGCAGGCCGCGATCTGGCGCGAGATGCTGATGAACCACGCGCACAACACCTGGGTGATCGGCACGGTGGCGGGCGCGCTCCAGCCGGTGGTCGGCGCCGATCGCCTGATCAACCTCCCGAAGCGCGCCCTCTATTCCTGGGAGCCCACCGCGATGATCGGCGTGCAGCGCCTCGACGAGCTGTTCTGGGACACGGGCACTGAAACCGGCGCCGACAAGCGCGCGGAGGCCCGGTGA
- a CDS encoding ABC transporter ATP-binding protein: MSPLLSIRDLAVAFRTESGPFEALHGLSLDVHRGRTLALVGESGSGKSVTAQAILRILPPSAAITRGQILFRDGEVEADIARLPSEGEAMRAIRGQRIAMIFQEPMTCLSPLHTVGDQIGEALRIHTGADRKEADARTEGALARVGFPDPHRALRTYPFELSGGLRQRAMIAMALILKPALLVADEPTTALDVTTQAQILALLARLQEETGMAILLITHDLGVVANIAHDVAVLYRGRLVEAGPRDTVMRAPGHAYLRALLHAVPRFDMAPGERLTPIRPAKAEIPPGQAPAPLAGPILQVEGVSKSFTLRAGRLWQKPRIVHAVSDASLSLAAGQTLGLVGESGSGKTTVSKMIMRALRPDSGRILFDDGSGPRDVHGLSGDALFAYRRTVQFVFQDPYASLDPRMTVRQILSEPMEIHGVPAAERRERCRALMAMVGLEPSGLGRYPHAFSGGQRQRIGIARALAPKPRLLVLDEPVSALDVSVQAQILNLLKDLQAALGLSYLIVSHNLAVIDYMADTISVMCRGRIVEEAPRAALFRRPVHPYTRALLAAVPDPSLDHPLDFAAVASDRNDPTRWEEPFRLAPDEAGAMRPVETGHRVRFSAAHSAEAA; this comes from the coding sequence TTGAGCCCGCTATTGTCCATCCGCGACCTCGCGGTCGCGTTCCGCACGGAGAGCGGTCCGTTCGAGGCGCTGCACGGCCTGTCCCTCGACGTTCACCGCGGCCGCACCCTCGCCCTGGTCGGCGAGTCCGGTTCGGGCAAGTCGGTGACCGCCCAGGCGATTCTGCGGATCCTGCCGCCCTCCGCCGCCATCACCCGCGGTCAGATCCTGTTCCGGGACGGCGAGGTCGAGGCCGACATCGCGCGGCTCCCCTCCGAGGGCGAGGCGATGCGGGCGATCCGTGGCCAGCGCATCGCCATGATCTTCCAGGAGCCCATGACCTGCCTGTCACCGCTCCACACGGTGGGCGACCAGATCGGCGAGGCGCTGCGCATCCACACCGGGGCCGACCGCAAGGAGGCCGATGCCCGGACCGAGGGGGCGCTGGCCCGGGTCGGCTTCCCGGACCCGCACCGCGCCCTGCGGACCTACCCGTTCGAGTTGTCCGGCGGCCTGCGCCAGCGCGCCATGATCGCCATGGCGCTGATCCTGAAACCCGCCCTCCTCGTCGCCGACGAGCCGACCACCGCGCTCGACGTCACCACCCAGGCCCAGATCCTCGCCCTGCTGGCCCGGCTCCAGGAGGAGACCGGGATGGCGATCCTGCTGATCACCCACGACCTCGGCGTGGTCGCCAACATCGCCCACGACGTCGCCGTCCTCTATCGCGGACGCCTCGTCGAGGCGGGCCCGCGCGACACGGTGATGCGCGCGCCGGGCCACGCCTATCTCCGCGCGCTCCTCCACGCGGTGCCGCGCTTCGACATGGCGCCCGGCGAGCGGCTCACGCCGATCCGCCCGGCCAAGGCCGAGATCCCGCCCGGCCAGGCGCCCGCGCCCCTGGCCGGGCCGATCCTGCAGGTGGAGGGGGTGAGCAAGAGCTTCACGCTGCGCGCCGGTCGGCTGTGGCAGAAGCCGCGGATCGTCCACGCCGTGTCCGACGCCTCCTTGAGTTTGGCGGCGGGCCAGACGCTGGGGCTCGTCGGCGAGTCCGGGTCGGGCAAGACCACGGTCTCGAAGATGATCATGCGGGCGCTCCGGCCGGATTCCGGGCGGATCCTGTTCGACGACGGCAGCGGCCCGCGGGACGTCCACGGCCTGAGCGGCGACGCCCTCTTCGCCTATCGCCGCACGGTCCAGTTCGTGTTCCAGGACCCCTACGCGTCCCTCGATCCGCGCATGACCGTCCGGCAGATCCTGTCGGAGCCGATGGAGATCCACGGCGTCCCGGCGGCGGAGCGGCGGGAGCGCTGCCGCGCCCTTATGGCGATGGTCGGCCTGGAGCCCAGCGGTCTCGGCCGGTACCCGCACGCCTTCTCGGGCGGGCAGCGGCAGCGCATCGGGATCGCCCGGGCGCTCGCCCCGAAGCCGCGGCTGCTGGTGCTCGACGAGCCGGTCTCGGCCCTCGACGTCTCGGTCCAGGCGCAGATCCTGAACCTGCTCAAGGATCTCCAGGCCGCCCTGGGCCTCTCCTACCTCATCGTTTCCCACAATCTGGCAGTGATCGACTACATGGCGGACACGATCAGCGTGATGTGCCGGGGCCGCATCGTCGAGGAGGCGCCCCGCGCGGCCCTGTTCCGCCGGCCCGTCCATCCCTACACGCGGGCGCTGCTCGCCGCCGTGCCCGATCCGAGCCTGGACCATCCCCTCGACTTCGCGGCCGTCGCCTCCGACCGCAATGACCCGACCCGCTGGGAGGAGCCGTTCCGCTTGGCCCCCGACGAGGCCGGGGCGATGCGCCCGGTCGAGACCGGACACCGGGTGCGCTTCAGCGCCGCCCACAGTGCGGAGGCCGCGTGA
- a CDS encoding glycosyltransferase family 4 protein, giving the protein MSAKRVAVVLKGYPRLSETFIAQELLALERCGLALEIWSLRRPTDRARHPMHAQIRAEAAYLPEYLRDAPLRVSRGVGAALRRPNLPALLALFARDLRRDPTASRLRRLGQALVLARELPAEVAHIHVHFLHTPASVARYAALLTGRRWSFSAHAKDIWTTPDWELAEKLRDAEWGVTCTRDGLARLDSLAPGRTLLAYHGLDLARFPDAPPPREPRDGTDPDRPLRLLCVGRLVAKKGHDDLIDALAALPAHLHWWLDLIGSGERREALEARVAACGLAERVRFRGALAQPAVIEAMRAADLFVLPTKPAPGGDRDGLPNVLMEAASQALPILATAFAGTPEFITDGVHGVLTPPGEPAALAEALVRLAGDPGLRQRLGAAALARLVQDFSEEAAIALIAGRLRASAGLPQGAVARESELSACAS; this is encoded by the coding sequence GTGAGCGCCAAACGGGTCGCCGTGGTGCTGAAGGGCTATCCGCGGCTCTCCGAGACCTTCATCGCGCAGGAGTTGCTGGCGCTGGAACGGTGCGGCCTGGCTCTCGAGATCTGGTCCCTCCGGCGCCCGACCGATCGGGCCCGCCATCCGATGCACGCGCAGATCCGCGCGGAGGCCGCCTACCTGCCCGAGTACCTGCGCGACGCGCCGCTGCGGGTGTCCCGGGGCGTCGGCGCCGCGCTCCGGCGGCCGAACCTGCCCGCGCTCCTGGCGCTGTTCGCCCGCGATCTCCGGCGCGACCCGACGGCGTCGCGGCTGCGGCGCCTCGGGCAGGCCCTGGTCCTCGCCCGGGAATTGCCGGCCGAGGTCGCCCATATCCACGTGCACTTCCTGCACACGCCGGCCAGCGTCGCCCGCTACGCCGCGCTCCTGACCGGGCGCCGGTGGAGCTTCTCGGCGCATGCCAAGGACATCTGGACCACGCCCGACTGGGAACTGGCCGAGAAGCTGCGCGACGCCGAATGGGGCGTGACCTGCACCCGTGACGGCCTCGCCCGGCTCGACAGCCTCGCCCCGGGCCGGACGCTCCTCGCCTATCACGGGCTCGATCTCGCCCGGTTCCCCGACGCGCCGCCGCCGCGCGAGCCGCGCGACGGGACGGACCCGGACCGCCCCCTCCGGCTCCTCTGTGTCGGCCGGCTCGTCGCCAAGAAGGGGCACGACGACCTCATCGACGCCCTCGCCGCCCTGCCCGCGCACCTGCACTGGTGGCTCGACCTGATCGGCAGTGGCGAGCGGCGCGAAGCCCTGGAGGCCCGGGTCGCTGCCTGCGGCCTGGCGGAGCGGGTCCGCTTCCGCGGCGCCCTGGCGCAGCCCGCGGTGATTGAGGCCATGCGCGCGGCGGACCTCTTCGTCCTGCCGACGAAGCCCGCCCCTGGCGGCGACCGCGACGGCCTGCCGAACGTGCTGATGGAGGCCGCGAGCCAAGCGCTCCCGATCCTGGCGACCGCCTTCGCCGGCACGCCGGAATTCATCACCGACGGTGTCCACGGCGTCCTGACGCCGCCCGGCGAGCCGGCGGCGCTGGCCGAGGCCCTGGTCCGTCTCGCGGGCGATCCGGGCCTCCGTCAGCGGCTCGGCGCGGCGGCCCTGGCCCGGCTCGTGCAGGACTTCTCCGAGGAAGCGGCGATCGCGCTGATCGCCGGCCGGCTGCGCGCGTCCGCGGGTCTGCCGCAGGGCGCGGTCGCCCGCGAATCGGAGTTGTCCGCGTGCGCGTCCTGA